One genomic segment of Pseudomonas sp. RU47 includes these proteins:
- a CDS encoding TrkH family potassium uptake protein, giving the protein MALPTLRIIGFIIGIFLITLAVAMVVPMATLVIFERTSDLPSFLWASMITFVAGLALVIPGRPEHIHLRPRDMYLLTVSSWLVVCIFAALPFLLTQHISYTDSFFESMSGITATGSTVLNGLDTMSPGILMWRSLLHWIGGIGFIGMAVAILPLLRIGGMRLFQTESSDRSEKVMPRSHMVARLIVAAYVGITILGSLAFWWAGMSPFDAINHAMSAISTGGFSTSDQSLAKWTQPAVHWVAVVIMILGSLPFTLYVATLRGNRKALIRDQQVQGLLGMLLVTWLVLGTWYWWTTKLHWLEALRHVALNVTSVVTTTGFALGDYSLWGNFSLMLFFYLGFVGGCSGSTAGGIKIFRFQVAYILLKANLNQLIHPRAVIKQKYNGHRLDEEIVRSILTFSFFFAITICVIALLLSLLGVDWMTALTGAASTVSGVGPGLGETIGPAGNFATLPDAAKWILSFGMLLGRLEIITVFVLCIPAFWRH; this is encoded by the coding sequence ATGGCGTTGCCGACCTTACGGATCATTGGTTTCATCATCGGCATCTTCCTGATCACCCTGGCCGTGGCCATGGTCGTGCCCATGGCCACCCTGGTGATTTTCGAGCGCACCAGCGACCTGCCGTCGTTCCTCTGGGCGAGCATGATCACTTTCGTCGCCGGCCTTGCGCTGGTGATTCCCGGCCGACCGGAACACATTCACCTGCGTCCGCGTGACATGTATCTGCTGACGGTCAGCAGTTGGCTGGTGGTGTGCATCTTTGCCGCGCTGCCGTTTCTGCTGACCCAGCACATCAGCTACACCGATTCGTTTTTCGAAAGCATGTCCGGCATCACCGCCACCGGTTCGACCGTGCTCAACGGCCTCGACACCATGTCCCCCGGCATTCTGATGTGGCGCTCGCTGCTGCACTGGATCGGCGGCATCGGCTTTATCGGTATGGCGGTGGCGATTCTGCCGCTGCTGCGCATCGGTGGCATGCGCCTGTTCCAGACCGAGTCCTCGGACCGCTCGGAGAAAGTCATGCCCCGCTCGCACATGGTGGCACGGCTGATCGTAGCCGCGTACGTCGGCATCACCATCCTTGGCAGCCTGGCATTCTGGTGGGCCGGGATGAGCCCGTTCGATGCGATCAACCATGCGATGTCGGCGATTTCCACCGGCGGGTTCTCGACCTCCGACCAATCCCTGGCCAAGTGGACGCAACCGGCGGTGCACTGGGTCGCGGTGGTCATCATGATTCTCGGCAGCCTGCCGTTCACCCTGTACGTGGCGACGCTGCGCGGCAACCGCAAAGCGCTGATCAGGGATCAACAGGTGCAGGGTTTGCTCGGGATGCTGCTGGTGACCTGGCTGGTGCTCGGTACCTGGTACTGGTGGACGACCAAGCTGCACTGGCTCGAAGCGCTGCGCCACGTGGCGCTGAACGTGACGTCGGTGGTCACCACCACCGGGTTTGCCCTCGGTGATTACAGCCTGTGGGGCAACTTCTCGCTGATGCTGTTTTTCTATCTGGGGTTTGTCGGTGGCTGTTCCGGGTCGACGGCGGGCGGGATCAAGATTTTCCGTTTCCAGGTCGCTTATATCCTGCTCAAGGCCAACCTTAATCAGCTGATTCACCCGCGCGCGGTGATCAAGCAGAAGTACAACGGTCACCGCCTCGACGAAGAGATCGTGCGCTCGATTCTGACCTTTTCGTTCTTCTTCGCCATCACGATCTGCGTGATCGCTCTGCTGCTGTCGCTGCTCGGCGTCGACTGGATGACCGCCCTGACCGGTGCCGCCAGTACCGTGTCCGGCGTCGGCCCAGGCCTTGGCGAAACCATCGGCCCGGCGGGCAACTTCGCCACCCTGCCCGATGCGGCCAAATGGATTCTGTCGTTCGGCATGCTGCTCGGCCGACTGGAGATCATTACGGTGTTTGTACTGTGTATTCCGGCCTTTTGGCGTCACTGA
- a CDS encoding nitroreductase family protein: protein MQALDALLNRVSVPRLVEPAPTAEQREALFGAALRAPDHGHLQPYRFLTVEGAAREQMGELLAEAAQMQEGEVTEAMIDKARNGPLRAPLVVVVIARLQEHVKYPKAEQLLAAGCAAHGILLAAYAQGIGAVWRTGDLAYSKHVAKGLGLAEGEEVIAFLYLGTPQKEPRVAEKVDLAEFVSAWPGKA from the coding sequence ATGCAGGCTCTCGACGCGTTGCTCAACCGTGTTTCCGTTCCACGACTGGTCGAACCGGCCCCCACTGCCGAGCAGCGCGAAGCTCTGTTTGGCGCCGCGTTGCGCGCGCCGGATCACGGGCATTTGCAGCCGTATCGTTTTCTGACCGTCGAAGGCGCGGCGCGTGAGCAGATGGGCGAGTTGCTGGCCGAGGCTGCACAGATGCAGGAAGGCGAAGTCACCGAAGCGATGATCGACAAGGCGCGCAACGGCCCGCTACGGGCGCCGCTGGTGGTTGTGGTGATCGCCAGGTTGCAGGAGCACGTCAAGTACCCGAAGGCCGAGCAGTTGCTCGCGGCCGGGTGTGCGGCCCACGGGATTTTGCTGGCGGCGTATGCGCAGGGGATTGGTGCGGTGTGGCGTACGGGGGATTTGGCTTATTCGAAGCACGTAGCCAAAGGTTTGGGGTTGGCGGAGGGTGAAGAGGTGATTGCGTTTCTTTACCTCGGCACGCCGCAGAAAGAACCGCGTGTGGCGGAGAAGGTTGATCTGGCCGAGTTTGTTAGTGCCTGGCCTGGTAAGGCGTAA
- a CDS encoding sensor histidine kinase, producing the protein MRSLFWRILASFWLAIALVAGLSILLGHMLNQDAWILSRHPGLNTLAGEWTQTYEAQGEEAAQDILEQRKRQYHIDVQVLNESGDPVVRGTFPRRAAAFEARQNNDDRRLPWRRLTDEFTSEKTGDTYLFIYRIPHPELDAWHRESLLWPLSALGIALVVLTLFSLLVTFSITRPLSRLRGAVHDLGQTTYQQNSLAKLANRRDEFGVLATDFNRMGARLQSLIGSQRQLLRDVSHELRSPLARLRIALALAERANPEEREKLWPRLTRECDRLEALISEILVLARVDADNASAEDVDLNVLLGTLQKDAELGSPEQIVRLDAEPQLNLKGWPTMIERAVDNLLRNAQRFNPEGQAIEMQASRQGEKIVVSVRDHGPGVQAEHLSQLGEPFYRAPGQTAAGHGLGLAIARRAAERHGGSLTLANHPQGGFIASLELPLVPGAVVQL; encoded by the coding sequence GTGCGTTCATTGTTCTGGCGTATTCTCGCGAGCTTCTGGCTGGCCATCGCTCTGGTGGCCGGGCTGTCCATTCTGCTCGGGCACATGCTCAACCAGGACGCGTGGATCCTCAGCCGTCATCCGGGCCTCAACACCCTCGCCGGCGAATGGACACAAACTTACGAAGCCCAGGGCGAAGAAGCCGCTCAGGACATTCTCGAACAGCGCAAACGCCAATATCACATCGACGTTCAGGTACTCAACGAATCCGGCGATCCGGTAGTGCGCGGCACCTTCCCGCGCCGCGCCGCTGCCTTCGAAGCCCGCCAGAATAACGACGACCGCCGCCTGCCCTGGCGCCGCCTGACCGATGAGTTCACCAGCGAAAAAACCGGTGACACCTACCTGTTTATCTACCGCATCCCGCACCCGGAACTCGACGCCTGGCACCGCGAAAGCCTGCTCTGGCCGCTGAGCGCACTGGGCATCGCGCTGGTGGTGCTGACCTTGTTCAGTCTGCTGGTGACCTTCTCCATCACCCGCCCGCTCAGCCGTTTGCGCGGCGCGGTGCATGATCTCGGGCAGACCACGTATCAGCAGAACAGCCTGGCGAAACTGGCCAACCGCCGCGACGAGTTCGGCGTACTCGCTACCGATTTCAACCGCATGGGTGCGCGCCTGCAGAGCCTGATTGGCAGCCAGCGTCAGTTGCTGCGCGACGTCTCCCATGAATTGCGCTCACCGTTGGCCCGGCTGCGGATTGCCTTGGCGCTGGCCGAACGAGCGAATCCTGAAGAACGCGAGAAACTCTGGCCACGGCTGACCCGCGAGTGTGATCGGCTGGAAGCGTTGATCAGTGAAATTCTGGTGCTGGCGCGAGTCGATGCCGACAACGCCAGTGCCGAAGATGTGGATCTGAATGTCCTGCTCGGCACGTTGCAGAAGGATGCGGAACTTGGATCGCCCGAGCAGATCGTGCGTCTCGATGCCGAGCCGCAACTGAATCTGAAGGGCTGGCCGACCATGATCGAGCGCGCCGTCGATAACCTGTTGCGCAATGCCCAGCGCTTCAACCCGGAAGGTCAGGCGATAGAAATGCAGGCCTCTCGTCAGGGCGAAAAAATTGTCGTGAGTGTGCGTGACCATGGGCCGGGGGTGCAGGCCGAGCATTTGAGTCAGTTGGGTGAACCGTTCTATCGCGCGCCGGGACAGACGGCGGCAGGACATGGTTTGGGGCTGGCGATTGCGCGCAGGGCGGCGGAGCGCCATGGCGGGAGTTTGACGTTGGCCAATCATCCGCAGGGTGGGTTTATTGCCAGTCTGGAATTGCCGCTTGTACCCGGGGCGGTGGTACAACTTTAA
- a CDS encoding Spy/CpxP family protein refolding chaperone has translation MRKTLIALMFAAALPTVAMAMPQDGGPMGGPLDGPRHGGQMHGMHGKGPYSQLDLSREQREQIRKIMGEQMHERKQVVDKYLEKLSPADQKAMKDEMAANHKKAETDVRAVLKPDQQKKFDEIQKKQAERRAEWAEFKAWKAQQAQKAQ, from the coding sequence ATGCGCAAGACTCTTATCGCTCTGATGTTCGCTGCCGCTCTGCCAACCGTCGCCATGGCCATGCCGCAAGACGGCGGCCCGATGGGTGGCCCGCTTGACGGCCCACGCCACGGCGGTCAGATGCACGGCATGCACGGCAAAGGCCCGTACAGCCAACTCGACCTGTCCCGCGAACAGCGCGAGCAGATCCGCAAGATCATGGGCGAGCAGATGCACGAGCGTAAGCAAGTGGTCGACAAGTACCTGGAAAAACTCTCGCCGGCTGACCAGAAAGCCATGAAGGACGAGATGGCGGCCAACCACAAGAAAGCCGAAACCGATGTGCGCGCCGTGCTGAAACCGGATCAACAGAAGAAATTCGACGAGATCCAGAAGAAACAGGCCGAGCGTCGCGCCGAATGGGCCGAGTTCAAGGCGTGGAAAGCGCAACAGGCGCAAAAGGCGCAATAA
- a CDS encoding response regulator transcription factor, with the protein MSELLLIDDDQELCELLSSWLSQEGFHVRACHDGQSARKALAETAPAAVVLDVMLPDGSGLELLKQLRHDHADLPVLMLSARGEPLDRILGLELGADDYLAKPCDPRELTARLRAVLRRSHPAAVSTQLELGDLSFSPVRGVVSIDEKELTLTVSESRLLEALLKQPGEPLDKQELAQLALGRKLTLYDRSLDMHVSNLRKKIGPHPDGRPRIVALRSRGYFYSL; encoded by the coding sequence ATGAGCGAGCTGTTACTGATTGATGATGACCAGGAGTTGTGCGAACTCCTGAGTAGCTGGCTGAGCCAGGAAGGCTTCCACGTGCGTGCCTGCCACGATGGCCAGAGCGCCCGCAAGGCCTTGGCTGAAACGGCCCCGGCGGCGGTGGTGCTGGACGTGATGCTGCCCGACGGCAGCGGTCTGGAGCTGCTCAAGCAATTGCGCCACGATCACGCCGACCTGCCGGTGCTGATGCTCTCGGCCCGTGGTGAGCCGCTGGACCGTATCCTCGGCCTGGAACTGGGCGCCGACGATTACCTGGCCAAACCTTGTGATCCGCGCGAACTGACTGCGCGCCTGCGTGCGGTGTTGCGCCGCAGTCATCCTGCGGCCGTGTCGACGCAACTCGAACTGGGCGACCTGAGTTTCAGCCCGGTGCGTGGTGTGGTCAGCATCGACGAAAAAGAACTGACCCTTACCGTGTCCGAAAGCCGTCTGCTCGAAGCGCTGCTCAAGCAGCCTGGCGAACCACTGGACAAACAGGAACTGGCGCAGCTCGCCCTCGGCCGCAAGCTGACCCTGTACGACCGCAGCCTCGACATGCACGTCAGCAACCTGCGCAAGAAGATCGGCCCGCACCCCGACGGCCGCCCACGGATCGTCGCCCTGCGCAGCCGCGGTTACTTCTATAGCCTCTGA
- a CDS encoding translation initiation factor 2, translating into MRKGPLCLMLVTLSIMAPAHGEESTEGGSSTPLSLSAGSQITELQQRLKASEQQREELSKQLQNADNTRESAQLARLRQENQRLKLQLKEAQASPLPRLLTDQQQWFVTGGGVALLALLCGIFASGASRKRRQWLN; encoded by the coding sequence ATGCGCAAGGGTCCGTTGTGTCTGATGTTGGTCACGTTGTCGATCATGGCGCCCGCCCATGGTGAGGAATCCACCGAAGGCGGCAGCTCCACGCCATTGTCGTTAAGCGCCGGCAGCCAGATCACCGAGTTGCAGCAGCGCCTCAAGGCCAGCGAGCAGCAGCGGGAAGAACTGAGCAAACAACTGCAAAATGCCGACAATACCCGCGAGAGCGCCCAGCTTGCCCGGTTGCGCCAGGAGAACCAGCGTCTCAAGCTGCAACTCAAGGAAGCCCAGGCAAGTCCCTTGCCGCGCCTGCTGACTGACCAGCAGCAGTGGTTCGTTACGGGAGGCGGAGTAGCGCTATTGGCGCTGCTCTGCGGTATCTTTGCCAGTGGAGCAAGCCGAAAACGTCGGCAATGGCTAAATTGA
- a CDS encoding YciI family protein, whose product MLYAIIATDVANSLEARLAARPAHLERLQALKGEGRIVLAGPHPAVDSNDPGAAGFTGSLIVAEFDSLSAAQAWADADPYIAAGVYANVVVKPFKQVLP is encoded by the coding sequence ATGCTCTACGCCATCATTGCCACCGACGTCGCCAACTCGCTGGAAGCACGCCTGGCCGCGCGCCCTGCGCATCTGGAACGCCTGCAAGCGCTCAAGGGCGAAGGCCGCATCGTACTGGCCGGCCCGCACCCGGCCGTCGACAGTAATGATCCGGGCGCAGCGGGTTTCACCGGCAGCCTGATCGTTGCCGAATTCGACTCCCTGAGCGCCGCGCAAGCGTGGGCTGACGCCGACCCGTACATCGCCGCTGGCGTCTACGCCAACGTGGTCGTCAAGCCATTCAAGCAAGTCCTGCCGTAA
- a CDS encoding septation protein A: MKQFIDFIPLLLFFIVYKLDPRVVDIAGHEVTVGGIYSATAMLIISSLVVYGALFIKQRKLEKSQWLTLIACLVFGSLTLAFHSETFLKWKAPVVNWLFAVAFIGSHFIGDRLLIKRIMGHALTLPDPVWTRLNIAWIAFFLFCGAANLFVAFTFQSYWVDFKVFGSLGMTLVFLVAQGIYLSRHLHDADTTTPKTED; the protein is encoded by the coding sequence GTGAAACAATTCATCGATTTCATCCCGCTTCTGCTGTTCTTCATCGTTTACAAACTTGATCCACGGGTCGTCGACATCGCTGGCCATGAAGTGACTGTAGGCGGTATTTACAGCGCCACGGCGATGCTGATCATCAGTTCCCTGGTGGTGTACGGCGCGTTGTTCATCAAACAGCGCAAGCTGGAAAAGAGCCAATGGCTGACCCTGATCGCCTGCCTGGTGTTCGGCAGCCTGACACTGGCCTTCCACAGCGAAACCTTCCTGAAGTGGAAAGCGCCGGTGGTCAACTGGCTGTTTGCCGTGGCCTTCATCGGCAGCCACTTCATCGGCGATCGCCTGTTGATCAAACGTATCATGGGCCACGCGCTGACCCTGCCGGATCCGGTCTGGACCCGCCTGAACATCGCCTGGATCGCCTTTTTCCTGTTCTGCGGCGCCGCCAACCTGTTCGTCGCCTTCACCTTCCAAAGCTACTGGGTGGACTTCAAGGTGTTCGGCAGCCTGGGCATGACCCTGGTGTTCCTGGTCGCACAGGGCATTTACCTGTCCCGCCATCTGCACGATGCCGATACCACAACTCCAAAAACCGAGGACTGA
- a CDS encoding PHP domain-containing protein, with the protein MNVDLHCHSTASDGALAPAVLVTRAFENGVRVLALTDHDTLEGLAEARTAANELGMQLVNGVELSCTWGGATIHVLGYGFDVNAAPLVEAIAKLHDGRWLRSEEISRKLALKGMPGALDGARKIQQELGDSGNAPARPHFADWMVREGFVKDRAEAFRKWLGAGKLGDVKLHWPTLEDTVGTLRAAGAWVSLAHPWHYDFTRSKRRKLIADYIQAGGHAIEVVNGHQPAEQVGSLAILAREFGLLVSAGSDFHGPGGWSEIGQYRPVPEDLPPLWCRFKHDTDIAAV; encoded by the coding sequence GTGAATGTTGATTTGCACTGCCATAGCACGGCCTCCGATGGCGCCCTGGCGCCTGCGGTTCTGGTTACGCGTGCGTTCGAGAACGGCGTGCGAGTCCTGGCGTTGACCGACCACGACACCCTCGAAGGCCTCGCCGAAGCGCGCACGGCGGCCAACGAATTGGGCATGCAACTGGTCAACGGCGTCGAGTTGTCCTGCACCTGGGGCGGCGCGACCATTCATGTGTTGGGCTACGGTTTCGACGTCAATGCGGCACCGTTGGTCGAGGCCATCGCCAAATTGCACGATGGCCGCTGGCTGCGGTCGGAAGAAATAAGCCGCAAGCTCGCCCTTAAAGGCATGCCCGGTGCGCTCGACGGCGCGCGGAAAATCCAGCAGGAACTGGGCGACAGCGGCAACGCGCCGGCCCGTCCGCATTTCGCCGACTGGATGGTGCGTGAAGGTTTTGTAAAGGATCGCGCCGAGGCATTCCGCAAGTGGCTCGGTGCCGGCAAGCTGGGCGACGTCAAGTTGCACTGGCCGACGCTGGAAGACACCGTCGGTACACTGCGAGCCGCCGGAGCCTGGGTCAGCCTGGCGCATCCGTGGCACTACGATTTCACCCGCAGCAAGCGCCGAAAGCTGATTGCCGACTATATTCAAGCAGGCGGGCATGCGATCGAGGTGGTCAATGGCCATCAGCCTGCGGAACAGGTGGGCAGCCTGGCAATCCTTGCCCGTGAGTTCGGTCTGCTGGTCAGCGCCGGCAGTGACTTCCATGGCCCTGGCGGCTGGTCCGAGATCGGCCAGTACCGGCCGGTTCCCGAGGACCTTCCACCCCTGTGGTGTCGGTTCAAACATGACACAGATATTGCCGCCGTCTGA